From a single Gimesia fumaroli genomic region:
- the flhB gene encoding flagellar biosynthesis protein FlhB, with protein MAENDSGEKTEQPTDRRRNEAREKGNIAKSTDLNAAGMMLAAACVLYFFAVGLSNEMKNFMELTLTTPVWLQMEPVKLIERCEAIIKLFLQGTAMTMIVLFISAVLLNIVQVGFLMSPDVLQIKWERLNPIEGAKRIISVRGLVKLAVSLGKLSLLVIIAIWFSYLVFPNFLALMGAPPETILRDIFNSTVELGILLALALIVLGGIDYAFQKWKHEKDLMMSKQEIREEMKSMEGDPLLRQRRREAHRKLAMSQELSKVESADVVITNPTHISIAIKYDPESMPAPVVVAKGAGEIAFQIRKIANEHGIPIIERKALARQMYRDVKTGQEIPFELYEVFVEIMAYVYNLTGKSMPDA; from the coding sequence ATGGCAGAAAATGACAGTGGAGAAAAAACCGAGCAACCCACCGATCGCCGGCGCAATGAAGCCCGCGAGAAAGGGAACATTGCGAAAAGTACCGACTTAAATGCGGCTGGCATGATGCTGGCGGCGGCCTGTGTCCTCTATTTTTTCGCGGTTGGTCTCAGCAATGAGATGAAAAACTTTATGGAGCTCACACTGACAACGCCGGTCTGGCTGCAGATGGAACCTGTGAAGTTGATCGAACGTTGCGAAGCCATTATCAAATTGTTCCTGCAGGGAACCGCGATGACGATGATTGTGTTGTTCATTTCAGCGGTGCTCTTAAATATTGTGCAGGTTGGTTTTCTGATGTCACCTGATGTATTACAGATTAAGTGGGAGCGATTGAATCCCATTGAAGGGGCCAAGCGGATCATCTCAGTCCGTGGTTTAGTGAAGCTGGCTGTGAGTCTTGGGAAACTGAGTCTGCTGGTGATCATCGCAATCTGGTTCAGCTATCTGGTCTTCCCTAATTTTCTGGCTTTAATGGGGGCACCCCCCGAAACGATTCTGCGCGATATTTTTAATTCCACTGTCGAACTGGGAATTCTGCTGGCACTGGCTTTAATAGTGCTGGGGGGCATCGATTATGCATTTCAGAAATGGAAGCATGAAAAAGACCTGATGATGAGCAAGCAGGAAATTCGCGAAGAGATGAAATCGATGGAAGGAGACCCTCTACTTCGTCAGCGTCGTCGTGAAGCACACCGGAAGCTGGCGATGTCGCAGGAGCTTTCGAAAGTGGAATCTGCTGACGTGGTGATTACCAACCCGACTCATATCTCGATTGCGATCAAATACGATCCGGAGTCGATGCCGGCACCGGTTGTTGTAGCCAAAGGGGCAGGGGAGATCGCATTTCAGATTCGTAAAATTGCCAACGAACATGGGATTCCGATTATTGAGCGGAAAGCACTCGCGCGGCAGATGTACCGTGATGTGAAAACAGGCCAGGAAATTCCTTTCGAATTATACGAAGTGTTCGTGGAAATTATGGCTTACGTCTATAATCTGACCGGGAAGTCGATGCCGGACGCATAA
- a CDS encoding flagellar biosynthetic protein FliR yields the protein MSELLDQYVMNPLLQLAPGQILQWAMLQFYAFTLVLFRLSGLMIIGPVFGQPIFPTNIRILLILCLALLITPTLHDQVIVGFYELDANQDQRLSQDEVPTHLQDRFEALVISAGREGTRELTVNDYKFVVNMPASLLDYVWSILGELTLGLALGLGVYIILLSLQMAGQMIDQQAGMALGEVFNPGFDMNASLSGQYLYFIGITVFLVMEPVNGHLLMLSSLMDTFQVFPVGEGIVSTNTLDLLQSLMHQSLVLSIKVAAPLLAISALISIAMGYLGHTVPQINVLVIGFPIRAMISLLVLMFTLSGAADIVVESIPSAIDQLSRSAVM from the coding sequence GTGAGTGAACTTCTCGACCAATACGTAATGAATCCTTTGTTGCAGCTGGCTCCGGGACAGATTCTGCAATGGGCCATGCTGCAGTTTTATGCATTCACGTTGGTCCTGTTCCGTCTCAGTGGCCTGATGATTATTGGTCCGGTGTTTGGTCAGCCGATTTTTCCAACCAATATTCGCATCTTATTAATTCTGTGCCTGGCTTTGCTGATTACTCCGACGCTACACGATCAGGTTATCGTTGGTTTTTACGAACTGGATGCGAATCAGGATCAGCGGCTCAGTCAAGATGAAGTCCCGACTCACTTGCAGGACCGCTTCGAAGCTCTGGTAATCAGTGCCGGCCGTGAGGGAACACGCGAATTGACAGTGAATGACTACAAGTTTGTGGTCAACATGCCTGCTTCATTATTGGATTATGTCTGGTCGATTCTAGGGGAACTCACATTAGGACTCGCGCTGGGGCTGGGGGTCTACATCATTTTATTAAGTCTGCAGATGGCAGGTCAGATGATTGACCAGCAGGCGGGGATGGCTTTAGGTGAAGTCTTTAATCCCGGTTTTGATATGAATGCGTCCCTCAGTGGTCAGTATCTGTATTTTATCGGGATTACGGTTTTCCTGGTCATGGAACCGGTGAATGGGCACTTGTTAATGTTATCGTCCCTGATGGATACATTTCAGGTCTTCCCGGTCGGAGAAGGAATCGTTTCTACAAATACACTCGATCTGCTGCAGTCATTGATGCATCAGTCGTTAGTGTTGTCCATTAAAGTGGCTGCGCCGTTACTGGCGATCAGTGCGTTGATTTCCATCGCAATGGGCTATCTGGGGCATACTGTTCCGCAGATCAATGTGCTGGTCATTGGATTTCCGATTCGGGCCATGATCAGCCTGCTGGTGTTGATGTTTACCTTGTCCGGAGCAGCAGACATCGTGGTGGAGTCGATCCCGTCGGCCATTGACCAATTGAGTCGCAGTGCAGTGATGTAA
- the fliQ gene encoding flagellar biosynthesis protein FliQ gives MDSSTVLDLGREGLLIMLEVSGPVMLTAVVVGLVISIGQAVTQIQDQTISFVPKIIMMVLAILYTLPWITSLLVEYSTNLITNIPSRI, from the coding sequence ATGGATAGTTCAACAGTTTTGGATCTGGGGAGAGAAGGATTGCTGATCATGCTGGAAGTCAGCGGACCGGTCATGCTGACAGCGGTTGTCGTCGGTCTGGTAATCAGTATCGGGCAGGCAGTCACTCAAATTCAAGATCAGACAATCAGTTTTGTTCCTAAAATTATCATGATGGTCCTGGCGATTCTGTATACCTTGCCTTGGATCACTTCGTTGCTTGTTGAATACAGCACAAACCTGATTACGAACATTCCTTCCCGCATTTGA